In Dioscorea cayenensis subsp. rotundata cultivar TDr96_F1 chromosome 11, TDr96_F1_v2_PseudoChromosome.rev07_lg8_w22 25.fasta, whole genome shotgun sequence, a single genomic region encodes these proteins:
- the LOC120272613 gene encoding protein LITTLE ZIPPER 1-like, with product MAKKRSWLRKRKVCRLGIKKGVVRVGVDQEMEMEMENLKLYLENKFIMEENKRLRERALVLVRENSALRCHLDYPKKASIKHIVC from the exons ATGGCGAAGAAGAGAAg CTGGTTGCGAAAGAGGAAGGTCTGTCGCCTGGGCATCAAAAAGGGAGTAGTACGAGTGGGTGTTGATcaagagatggagatggagatggagaactTGAAGTTGTATTTGGAAAACAAGTTTATCATGGAGGAGAACAAGAGGCTGAGGGAGAGGGCCCTTGTACTTGTCCGGGAGAATAGCGCATTGAGATGCCACCTTGATTACCCAAAAAAAGCCAGTATAAAGCACATTGTGTgctaa